Proteins encoded together in one Capricornis sumatraensis isolate serow.1 chromosome 3, serow.2, whole genome shotgun sequence window:
- the ORAI2 gene encoding protein orai-2 yields the protein MSAELNVPVDPSAPTCSEPGHKGMDYRDWVRRSYLELVTSNHHSVQALSWRKLYLSRAKLKASSRTSALLSGFAMVAMVEVQLETQYQYPRPLLIAFSACTTVLVAVHLFALLISTCILPNVEAVSNIHNLNSISESPHERMHPYIELAWGFSTVLGILLFLAEVVLLCWIKFLPVDARHQPGPPPGPGGHTGWQAALVSTIIMVPVGLIFVVFTIHFYRSLVRHKTERHNREIEELHKLKVQLDGHERSLQVV from the exons ATGAGCGCTGAGCTCAACGTGCCTGTGGACCCCTCTGCTCCCACCTGCTCGGAACCTGGCCACAAGGGCATGGATTACCGGGACTGGGTTCGCCGCAGCTACCTGGAACTGGTCACCTCCAACCACCACTCCGTGCAGGCGCTCTCCTGGAGGAAACTCTACCTGAGCAGGGCCAAGCTAAAGGCCTCCAGCCGGACGTCTGCCCTCCTCTCGGGCTTTGCCATG GTGGCCATGGTGGAGGTGCAGCTGGAGACGCAATACCAGTACCCGCGGCCGCTGCTCATTGCCTTCAGCGCCTGCACCACGGTGCTGGTGGCCGTGCACCTGTTCGCCCTGCTCATTAGCACGTGCATCCTGCCCAACGTGGAGGCCGTGAGCAACATCCACAACCTCAACTCCATCAGCGAGTCCCCGCACGAGCGCATGCACCCCTACATCGAGCTGGCCTGGGGCTTCTCCACCGTGCTGGGCATCCTGCTCTTCCTGGCCGAGGTGGTGCTGCTCTGCTGGATCAAGTTCCTGCCCGTGGACGCGCGCCACCAGCCGGGCCCCCCGCCCGGCCCCGGCGGCCACACGGGCTGGCAGGCCGCCCTGGTGTCCACCATCATCATGGTGCCCGTGGGCCTCATCTTCGTGGTCTTCACCATCCACTTCTACCGCTCGCTGGTGCGCCATAAGACCGAGCGGCACAACCGCGAGATCGAGGAGCTGCACAAGCTCAAGGTGCAGCTGGACGGGCACGAGCGCAGCCTGCAGGTGGTGTGA
- the ALKBH4 gene encoding alpha-ketoglutarate-dependent dioxygenase alkB homolog 4 → MAAAAVAPPEVLRECGCKGIRTCLICERQRGGDPPWQHPSQKTHRFIYYPDTGWAVGAEESDFEGWAFPFPGVTLIEDFVTQEEEAEMVQLMDRDPWKLSQSGRRKQDYGPKVNFRKQKLKMADFRGLPSFSREVVRRMGLYPILEDFQPVEQCNLDYCPERGSAIDPHLDDAWLWGERLVSLSLLAPTVLSMSREAPGSLLLCLAPSGFPEALADSAMAPSRSVPCQEVEVAVPLPRRSLVVLSGGARHQWKHAIHRRHVGARRVGVTFRELSAEFGPGGKQQELGQELLQMALSFQGRPTT, encoded by the exons ATGGCGGCTGCGGCGGTGGCGCCTCCCGAGGTTCTCCGGGAATGCGGCTGCAAGGGCATCAGGACCTGTCTGATCTGCGAGCGGCAGCGCGGAGGTGACCCGCCCTGGCAGCACCCCTCGCag AAAACACACCGGTTCATTTACTACCCTGACACCGGCTGGGCAGTGGGGGCCGAGGAGTCTGACTTTGAAGGCTGGGCCTTCCCTTTCCCGGGCGTGACCCTGATCGAGGACTTCGTGACCCAAGAGGAAGAAGCCGAGATGGTGCAGCTAATGGACCGCGACCCCTGGAAGCTCTCCCAGTCTGGGCGGAGGAAGCAG GACTATGGCCCCAAAGTCAACTTCCGGAAACAGAAGCTAAAGATGGCCGACTTCCGAGGCCTCCCCAGCTTTAGCCGGGAGGTGGTGCGGCGGATGGGCCTCTACCCTATCCTGGAGGACTTCCAGCCCGTGGAGCAGTGCAACCTGGACTACTGCCCGGAGCGGGGCTCGGCCATCGACCCGCACCTGGACGACGCCTGGTTGTGGGGGGAGCGGCTGGTGAGCCTCAGCCTGCTGGCCCCCACCGTGCTGTCCATGTCCCGGGAGGCGCCCGGCAGCCTGCTGCTCTGCCTGGCCCCATCCGGCTTCCCGGAGGCCCTGGCGGACAGCGCGATGGCTCCCAGCCGGTCCGTCCCGTGCCAGGAGGTGGAGGTGGCGGTCCCCTTGCCCCGCCGCTCCCTGGTGGTGCTCAGCGGAGGCGCACGGCACCAGTGGAAGCATGCCATCCACCGGCGGCACGTCGGGGCCCGGCGCGTGGGCGTCACCTTCCGGGAGCTGTCGGCGGAGTTCGGCCCTGGAGGGAAGCAGCAGGAACTGGGGCAGGAACTCCTGCAAATGGCGCTCTCCTTTCAGGGGAGACCCACCACGTGA
- the LRWD1 gene encoding leucine-rich repeat and WD repeat-containing protein 1 isoform X2 → MAPLSTRLLFQRGRPKSDRLGKIRSLDLSGLNLLSEDLDLNLLGRLKQLQELDLSDNQLEMLPADLGLPHLHVLHCANNQLNDVTPLCQFPQLEELSLEGNPFLTVSDSLKITFLLPELRKFNGKDVSTTRSKAENLNRELTTRVATHWRKFMAALSPEEQAKAQASFVKSAVRNVRYGPVSLSEFTQWRVRMISEELVASGGTHAHEADMLEGPHKATATQESRARPVALRRPGDTPLSLSPEKRVCTSPLAPVEGSLVGSDSSQLEPLHFLQCHSKNNSPSDLRTQLWACAFEPAWDEGQAGATSQTVATCGGEAVCVIDCQTGIVLHKYKVPGEEFFSVAWTTLTVVTQTGHKKRWNVLAAAGLRGLVRLLHVQAGFCCGLIRGHKKAIATLCFSPTHETHLFTASYDKRIILWDIGTPNQDYEFQASHLLTLDTTSTPLRLCPVAPCPDTYLLAGCEGGCCCWDVRLDQPQKRRVCEVEFVFSEGSEASGQRVDGLAFVNEDVVASKGSSLGTICLWSWSQTWQGRGSQPTVAVVVLARLQWSPTILAYFSLSTCPDKGLVLCGDEQGSVWIYDVRPLLAQRSLPQAAPQAPTQILKWPQPQALGQTVTKTMVNTVVANPTFTYLTALTDSNIVAIWRRGEP, encoded by the exons ATGGCCCCCCTCTCGACGCGGCTGCTGTTCCAACGGGGGCGACCCAAGAGCGACCGGCTGGGGAAGATCCGGAGCTTGGA CCTGTCAGGGCTGAATCTGCTCTCAGAGGACTTGGACCTCAATCTCCTGGGTCGCTTGAAGCAGCTGCAAGAGCTGGACCTCTCCGACAACCAACTGGAAATGCTGCCTGCTGACCTGGGTCTGCCCCACTTGCATGTCCTCCATTGTGCCAACAACCAGCTGAACGACGTCACCCCCCTCTGCCAGTTCCCGCAGCTCGAGGAGCTCAGCCTGGAGGGCAACCCCTTCCTGACA GTCAGTGACAGCCTGAAAATCACGTTCCTCCTGCCTGAGCTCCGTAAGTTCAACGGCAAGGATGTTTCCACCACTCGCTCTAAGGCAGAGAACCTGAATCGGGAGCTGACCACCAGG GTCGCAACTCACTGGAGGAAGTTCATGGCTGCGCTGAGCCCAGAGGAGCAGGCAAAAGCCCAGGCCAGCTTTGTGAAGTCAGCTGTCAGGAATGTCCGCTACGGGCCCGTGTCGCTCAGCGAATTCACCCAGTGGCGG GTGCGGATGATCTCTGAGGAGTTGGTGGCCTCTGGTGGAACCCACGCGCATGAGGCAGACATGCTAGAGGGGCCCCACAAAGCCACAGCTACCCAGGAGTCCAGG GCCAGGCCTGTGGCCTTGAGGCGGCCAGGTGATACCCCACTCAGCCTCTCCCCCGAGAAGCGGGTGTGTACCTCCCCGTTGGCGCCGGTGGAGGGCAGCCTTGTGGGCTCTGACAGCAGCCAG CTGGAGCCCCTGCACTTCCTGCAGTGCCACAGCAAGAACAACAGCCCCAGCGACCTGAGAACGCAGCTCTGGGCCTGCGCCTTCGAGCCGGCCTGGGATGAGG GACAGGCAGGGGCCACGTCGCAGACCGTGGCCACGTGTGGTGGGGAGGCCGTGTGTGTGATCGACTGCCAGACAGGCATTGTACTGCACAAGTACAAGGTGCCTGGCGAG gaGTTCTTCTCCGTGGCCTGGACCACCCTGACGGTGGTCACACAGACCGGCCACAAGAAGCGCTGGAACGTGCTGGCGGCTGCGGGCCTGCGTGGGCTGGTCCGGCTGCTGCACGTGCAGGCCGGCTTCTGCTGCGGGCTCATCCGGGGCCACAAGAAGGCCATTGCCACCCTCTGCTTCAGCCCTACCCACGAGACCCACCTCTTCA CGGCCTCCTACGACAAGCGCATCATCCTCTGGGACATCGGGACACCCAACCAGGACTACGAATTCCAGGCCAG CCACCTGCTCACACTGGATACCACCTCCACCCCACTGCGCCTCTGCCCTGTTGCCCCCTGCCCGGACACCTACCTGCTGGCCGGCTGCGagggcggctgctgctgctgggatGTACGGCTGGACCAGCCCCAGAAGAGGAG GGTGTGTGAAGTGGAGTTCGTCTTCTCCGAGGGCTCCGAGGCATCTGGACAGAGAGTGGACGGGCTGGCATTCGTGAACGAGGATGTCGTGG CCTCCAAGGGGAGCAGCCTGGGCACCATCTGCCTGTGGAGCTGGAGCCAGACGTGGCAGGGCCGGGGCAGCCAGCCCACGGTGGCGGTGGTGGTCCTGGCTCGGCTGCAGTGGTCACCCACCATCCTGGCCTACTTCTCCCTTAGCACGTGTCCTG ACAAGGGGCTTGTGCTCTGTGGGGACGAGCAGGGCAGCGTGTGGATCTATGACGTCAGGCCCCTCCTGGCGCAGCGCTCCCTGCCGCAGGCCGCCCCGCAGGCCCCCACGCAG ATCCTTAAGTGGCCCCAGCCCCAGGCGTTGGGCCAGACGGTGACCAAGACGATGGTAAACACGGTGGTGGCCAACCCCACCTTTACCTACCTCACGGCGCTGACCGACTCCAACATCGTCGCCATCTGGAGAAGGGGCGAGCCCTGA
- the LRWD1 gene encoding leucine-rich repeat and WD repeat-containing protein 1 isoform X1 has translation MAPLSTRLLFQRGRPKSDRLGKIRSLDLSGLNLLSEDLDLNLLGRLKQLQELDLSDNQLEMLPADLGLPHLHVLHCANNQLNDVTPLCQFPQLEELSLEGNPFLTVSDSLKITFLLPELRKFNGKDVSTTRSKAENLNRELTTRVATHWRKFMAALSPEEQAKAQASFVKSAVRNVRYGPVSLSEFTQWRVRMISEELVASGGTHAHEADMLEGPHKATATQESRARPVALRRPGDTPLSLSPEKRVCTSPLAPVEGSLVGSDSSQLEPLHFLQCHSKNNSPSDLRTQLWACAFEPAWDEGQEERLLWTAENVFTRLTSQTGQAGATSQTVATCGGEAVCVIDCQTGIVLHKYKVPGEEFFSVAWTTLTVVTQTGHKKRWNVLAAAGLRGLVRLLHVQAGFCCGLIRGHKKAIATLCFSPTHETHLFTASYDKRIILWDIGTPNQDYEFQASHLLTLDTTSTPLRLCPVAPCPDTYLLAGCEGGCCCWDVRLDQPQKRRVCEVEFVFSEGSEASGQRVDGLAFVNEDVVASKGSSLGTICLWSWSQTWQGRGSQPTVAVVVLARLQWSPTILAYFSLSTCPDKGLVLCGDEQGSVWIYDVRPLLAQRSLPQAAPQAPTQILKWPQPQALGQTVTKTMVNTVVANPTFTYLTALTDSNIVAIWRRGEP, from the exons ATGGCCCCCCTCTCGACGCGGCTGCTGTTCCAACGGGGGCGACCCAAGAGCGACCGGCTGGGGAAGATCCGGAGCTTGGA CCTGTCAGGGCTGAATCTGCTCTCAGAGGACTTGGACCTCAATCTCCTGGGTCGCTTGAAGCAGCTGCAAGAGCTGGACCTCTCCGACAACCAACTGGAAATGCTGCCTGCTGACCTGGGTCTGCCCCACTTGCATGTCCTCCATTGTGCCAACAACCAGCTGAACGACGTCACCCCCCTCTGCCAGTTCCCGCAGCTCGAGGAGCTCAGCCTGGAGGGCAACCCCTTCCTGACA GTCAGTGACAGCCTGAAAATCACGTTCCTCCTGCCTGAGCTCCGTAAGTTCAACGGCAAGGATGTTTCCACCACTCGCTCTAAGGCAGAGAACCTGAATCGGGAGCTGACCACCAGG GTCGCAACTCACTGGAGGAAGTTCATGGCTGCGCTGAGCCCAGAGGAGCAGGCAAAAGCCCAGGCCAGCTTTGTGAAGTCAGCTGTCAGGAATGTCCGCTACGGGCCCGTGTCGCTCAGCGAATTCACCCAGTGGCGG GTGCGGATGATCTCTGAGGAGTTGGTGGCCTCTGGTGGAACCCACGCGCATGAGGCAGACATGCTAGAGGGGCCCCACAAAGCCACAGCTACCCAGGAGTCCAGG GCCAGGCCTGTGGCCTTGAGGCGGCCAGGTGATACCCCACTCAGCCTCTCCCCCGAGAAGCGGGTGTGTACCTCCCCGTTGGCGCCGGTGGAGGGCAGCCTTGTGGGCTCTGACAGCAGCCAG CTGGAGCCCCTGCACTTCCTGCAGTGCCACAGCAAGAACAACAGCCCCAGCGACCTGAGAACGCAGCTCTGGGCCTGCGCCTTCGAGCCGGCCTGGGATGAGG GTCAGGAGGAGCGACTGCTGTGGACAGCTGAAAACGTTTTCACCAGACTGACCTCCCAAACAGGACAGGCAGGGGCCACGTCGCAGACCGTGGCCACGTGTGGTGGGGAGGCCGTGTGTGTGATCGACTGCCAGACAGGCATTGTACTGCACAAGTACAAGGTGCCTGGCGAG gaGTTCTTCTCCGTGGCCTGGACCACCCTGACGGTGGTCACACAGACCGGCCACAAGAAGCGCTGGAACGTGCTGGCGGCTGCGGGCCTGCGTGGGCTGGTCCGGCTGCTGCACGTGCAGGCCGGCTTCTGCTGCGGGCTCATCCGGGGCCACAAGAAGGCCATTGCCACCCTCTGCTTCAGCCCTACCCACGAGACCCACCTCTTCA CGGCCTCCTACGACAAGCGCATCATCCTCTGGGACATCGGGACACCCAACCAGGACTACGAATTCCAGGCCAG CCACCTGCTCACACTGGATACCACCTCCACCCCACTGCGCCTCTGCCCTGTTGCCCCCTGCCCGGACACCTACCTGCTGGCCGGCTGCGagggcggctgctgctgctgggatGTACGGCTGGACCAGCCCCAGAAGAGGAG GGTGTGTGAAGTGGAGTTCGTCTTCTCCGAGGGCTCCGAGGCATCTGGACAGAGAGTGGACGGGCTGGCATTCGTGAACGAGGATGTCGTGG CCTCCAAGGGGAGCAGCCTGGGCACCATCTGCCTGTGGAGCTGGAGCCAGACGTGGCAGGGCCGGGGCAGCCAGCCCACGGTGGCGGTGGTGGTCCTGGCTCGGCTGCAGTGGTCACCCACCATCCTGGCCTACTTCTCCCTTAGCACGTGTCCTG ACAAGGGGCTTGTGCTCTGTGGGGACGAGCAGGGCAGCGTGTGGATCTATGACGTCAGGCCCCTCCTGGCGCAGCGCTCCCTGCCGCAGGCCGCCCCGCAGGCCCCCACGCAG ATCCTTAAGTGGCCCCAGCCCCAGGCGTTGGGCCAGACGGTGACCAAGACGATGGTAAACACGGTGGTGGCCAACCCCACCTTTACCTACCTCACGGCGCTGACCGACTCCAACATCGTCGCCATCTGGAGAAGGGGCGAGCCCTGA
- the LRWD1 gene encoding leucine-rich repeat and WD repeat-containing protein 1 isoform X3: protein MAPLSTRLLFQRGRPKSDRLGKIRSLDLSGLNLLSEDLDLNLLGRLKQLQELDLSDNQLEMLPADLGLPHLHVLHCANNQLNDVTPLCQFPQLEELSLEGNPFLTVSDSLKITFLLPELRKFNGKDVSTTRSKAENLNRELTTRVATHWRKFMAALSPEEQAKAQASFVKSAVRNVRYGPVSLSEFTQWRVRMISEELVASGGTHAHEADMLEGPHKATATQESRARPVALRRPGDTPLSLSPEKRVCTSPLAPVEGSLVGSDSSQPLLQLEPLHFLQCHSKNNSPSDLRTQLWACAFEPAWDEGATSQTVATCGGEAVCVIDCQTGIVLHKYKVPGEEFFSVAWTTLTVVTQTGHKKRWNVLAAAGLRGLVRLLHVQAGFCCGLIRGHKKAIATLCFSPTHETHLFTASYDKRIILWDIGTPNQDYEFQASHLLTLDTTSTPLRLCPVAPCPDTYLLAGCEGGCCCWDVRLDQPQKRRVCEVEFVFSEGSEASGQRVDGLAFVNEDVVASKGSSLGTICLWSWSQTWQGRGSQPTVAVVVLARLQWSPTILAYFSLSTCPDKGLVLCGDEQGSVWIYDVRPLLAQRSLPQAAPQAPTQILKWPQPQALGQTVTKTMVNTVVANPTFTYLTALTDSNIVAIWRRGEP, encoded by the exons ATGGCCCCCCTCTCGACGCGGCTGCTGTTCCAACGGGGGCGACCCAAGAGCGACCGGCTGGGGAAGATCCGGAGCTTGGA CCTGTCAGGGCTGAATCTGCTCTCAGAGGACTTGGACCTCAATCTCCTGGGTCGCTTGAAGCAGCTGCAAGAGCTGGACCTCTCCGACAACCAACTGGAAATGCTGCCTGCTGACCTGGGTCTGCCCCACTTGCATGTCCTCCATTGTGCCAACAACCAGCTGAACGACGTCACCCCCCTCTGCCAGTTCCCGCAGCTCGAGGAGCTCAGCCTGGAGGGCAACCCCTTCCTGACA GTCAGTGACAGCCTGAAAATCACGTTCCTCCTGCCTGAGCTCCGTAAGTTCAACGGCAAGGATGTTTCCACCACTCGCTCTAAGGCAGAGAACCTGAATCGGGAGCTGACCACCAGG GTCGCAACTCACTGGAGGAAGTTCATGGCTGCGCTGAGCCCAGAGGAGCAGGCAAAAGCCCAGGCCAGCTTTGTGAAGTCAGCTGTCAGGAATGTCCGCTACGGGCCCGTGTCGCTCAGCGAATTCACCCAGTGGCGG GTGCGGATGATCTCTGAGGAGTTGGTGGCCTCTGGTGGAACCCACGCGCATGAGGCAGACATGCTAGAGGGGCCCCACAAAGCCACAGCTACCCAGGAGTCCAGG GCCAGGCCTGTGGCCTTGAGGCGGCCAGGTGATACCCCACTCAGCCTCTCCCCCGAGAAGCGGGTGTGTACCTCCCCGTTGGCGCCGGTGGAGGGCAGCCTTGTGGGCTCTGACAGCAGCCAG cctctcCTGCAGCTGGAGCCCCTGCACTTCCTGCAGTGCCACAGCAAGAACAACAGCCCCAGCGACCTGAGAACGCAGCTCTGGGCCTGCGCCTTCGAGCCGGCCTGGGATGAGG GGGCCACGTCGCAGACCGTGGCCACGTGTGGTGGGGAGGCCGTGTGTGTGATCGACTGCCAGACAGGCATTGTACTGCACAAGTACAAGGTGCCTGGCGAG gaGTTCTTCTCCGTGGCCTGGACCACCCTGACGGTGGTCACACAGACCGGCCACAAGAAGCGCTGGAACGTGCTGGCGGCTGCGGGCCTGCGTGGGCTGGTCCGGCTGCTGCACGTGCAGGCCGGCTTCTGCTGCGGGCTCATCCGGGGCCACAAGAAGGCCATTGCCACCCTCTGCTTCAGCCCTACCCACGAGACCCACCTCTTCA CGGCCTCCTACGACAAGCGCATCATCCTCTGGGACATCGGGACACCCAACCAGGACTACGAATTCCAGGCCAG CCACCTGCTCACACTGGATACCACCTCCACCCCACTGCGCCTCTGCCCTGTTGCCCCCTGCCCGGACACCTACCTGCTGGCCGGCTGCGagggcggctgctgctgctgggatGTACGGCTGGACCAGCCCCAGAAGAGGAG GGTGTGTGAAGTGGAGTTCGTCTTCTCCGAGGGCTCCGAGGCATCTGGACAGAGAGTGGACGGGCTGGCATTCGTGAACGAGGATGTCGTGG CCTCCAAGGGGAGCAGCCTGGGCACCATCTGCCTGTGGAGCTGGAGCCAGACGTGGCAGGGCCGGGGCAGCCAGCCCACGGTGGCGGTGGTGGTCCTGGCTCGGCTGCAGTGGTCACCCACCATCCTGGCCTACTTCTCCCTTAGCACGTGTCCTG ACAAGGGGCTTGTGCTCTGTGGGGACGAGCAGGGCAGCGTGTGGATCTATGACGTCAGGCCCCTCCTGGCGCAGCGCTCCCTGCCGCAGGCCGCCCCGCAGGCCCCCACGCAG ATCCTTAAGTGGCCCCAGCCCCAGGCGTTGGGCCAGACGGTGACCAAGACGATGGTAAACACGGTGGTGGCCAACCCCACCTTTACCTACCTCACGGCGCTGACCGACTCCAACATCGTCGCCATCTGGAGAAGGGGCGAGCCCTGA
- the POLR2J gene encoding DNA-directed RNA polymerase II subunit RPB11-a isoform X1 — protein sequence MNAPPAFESFLLFEGEKKITINKDTKVPNACLFTINKEDHTLGNIIKSQLLKDPQVLFAGYKVPHPLEHKIIIRVQTTPDYSPQEAFTNAITDLISELSLLEERFRVAIKDKQEGIE from the exons ATGAACGCCCCTCCCGCCTTCGAGTCGTTCTTGCTCTTCGAGGGCGAGAAGAA GATCACCATTAACAAGGACACCAAAGTACCCAATGCCTGTTTGTTCACCATCAACAAGGAGGACCACACGCTAGGAAACATCATTAAATC GCAGCTCCTCAAGGACCCACAGGTGCTGTTTGCTGGCTACAAAGTCCCGCACCCCTTGGAGCACAAGATCATCATCCGGGTGCAGACAACGCCAGACTACAGCCCCCAGGAGGCCTTCACCAACGCCATCACTGACCTCATCAGCGAGCTGTCCCTACTGGAAGAGCGCTTCCGG GTGGCCATCAAAGACAAGCAGGAGGGCATCGAGTAG
- the POLR2J gene encoding DNA-directed RNA polymerase II subunit RPB11-a isoform X2 — MNAPPAFESFLLFEGEKKQLLKDPQVLFAGYKVPHPLEHKIIIRVQTTPDYSPQEAFTNAITDLISELSLLEERFRVAIKDKQEGIE; from the exons ATGAACGCCCCTCCCGCCTTCGAGTCGTTCTTGCTCTTCGAGGGCGAGAAGAA GCAGCTCCTCAAGGACCCACAGGTGCTGTTTGCTGGCTACAAAGTCCCGCACCCCTTGGAGCACAAGATCATCATCCGGGTGCAGACAACGCCAGACTACAGCCCCCAGGAGGCCTTCACCAACGCCATCACTGACCTCATCAGCGAGCTGTCCCTACTGGAAGAGCGCTTCCGG GTGGCCATCAAAGACAAGCAGGAGGGCATCGAGTAG